AAAGAAAGCATGGCCGATACTCTGGAGTCGATGAATCCAGATGAATCCATCCTAATCAATCCTGTATTCAAAACTATAGAGACTAAAACTTTTCCCTCAGGAGAGACATTGAGAAAGGCACTGGAAGAAGAGGGAGTTGTGATTTTTAAACGAGCAAACCAGGATGGCTTTGATCTCGAAGTTTTTAGCAAGGAAAATATCTACCTGCTTTTCTTCTATCACTTACAGGCAATGCTTGAGCCAGGCTTTAGATTTTTTAGCATTAACGGGAAAAGAGTGCATAGTGAGAGACACTTTTATTTCGAAATATGGAGCCTTGAAAAACCACCGCACGGTTTTGAAGAAGTTTTCCCGGAAACAGTACTTTGACCGGTTCACTCTTAGCAAATTAATGGCTATCTTTATTTAGATTATTTTTAAATAACTATGATACATCCATTAAGTATTGGGAAAGAAGGTGACGAAGTCGTGGTTAAATGCTTCGATTGCCATTGTGACGATGTTTGTCGTTTGAATGAATTGGGATGTATTGAAGGGGCAAAAGGAACGATTATTTCCAATCAGAAAAATATCATCCTGCAAGTTGGTGAAGCCCGGTTAGCGATAGCTGCCACACT
This sequence is a window from Balneola sp.. Protein-coding genes within it:
- a CDS encoding ferrous iron transport protein A — its product is MIHPLSIGKEGDEVVVKCFDCHCDDVCRLNELGCIEGAKGTIISNQKNIILQVGEARLAIAATLAKSILVSPQ